From Nitrobacter sp. NHB1, a single genomic window includes:
- a CDS encoding GNAT family N-acetyltransferase, producing MLQDIPTPTPLLRQTRPFVLETERLTLRKPTLADVKGIAALANDRRIAEMTRRLPHPYTQDDAVHFVRAVAGDSSETVFLIEHNHTPVGVAGVDWSEPDAPELGYWFGVDHWGLGFATEAARAVIDYTFETFAIDQMISGARVVNPKSRNVLEKCGFQWSGVELHRFRALGSSTPVDRFRLTRGVWSSLKNWSNAARRER from the coding sequence ATGTTGCAGGATATCCCAACCCCGACGCCCCTGCTGCGCCAGACGCGGCCGTTCGTCCTCGAGACCGAGCGTCTCACGTTGCGCAAGCCGACGCTCGCGGACGTCAAGGGGATCGCCGCTCTCGCCAACGACCGCCGCATCGCGGAGATGACGCGCCGCCTGCCGCATCCCTATACGCAGGACGACGCGGTTCATTTCGTCAGAGCCGTCGCCGGCGACAGCAGCGAGACGGTATTTCTGATCGAGCACAATCATACGCCGGTCGGGGTGGCCGGCGTTGACTGGAGCGAGCCGGATGCGCCCGAACTCGGCTACTGGTTCGGCGTCGATCACTGGGGGCTGGGTTTCGCCACCGAGGCCGCGCGCGCGGTGATCGACTACACCTTCGAGACGTTCGCGATCGACCAGATGATTTCCGGCGCGCGCGTCGTCAATCCCAAGTCGCGCAACGTGCTGGAGAAGTGCGGCTTCCAGTGGAGCGGCGTCGAGTTGCATCGCTTCAGGGCGCTGGGGTCATCGACGCCGGTCGATCGCTTTCGCCTCACGCGCGGCGTGTGGTCGTCGCTGAAGAACTGGAGCAACGCCGCGCGCCGCGAACGCTAG
- the rpmA gene encoding 50S ribosomal protein L27, producing MAHKKAGGSSRNGRDSAGKRLGVKAFGGEHVIPGNIIARQRGTTWHPGLNVGMGTDHTLFAKVEGRVEFRAKAGGRTFVSVLPMTEAAAE from the coding sequence ATGGCTCACAAAAAAGCAGGCGGTTCATCGCGTAACGGTCGGGATTCGGCCGGCAAGCGTCTTGGGGTCAAGGCGTTCGGCGGTGAGCATGTAATTCCCGGTAACATCATCGCCCGTCAGCGCGGCACCACCTGGCATCCCGGCCTTAATGTCGGCATGGGCACCGACCACACTCTGTTCGCCAAGGTCGAAGGCCGAGTCGAGTTCCGTGCGAAAGCCGGCGGCCGCACTTTCGTATCGGTCCTCCCGATGACGGAAGCCGCGGCCGAATAA
- the rplU gene encoding 50S ribosomal protein L21 translates to MFAVIKTGGRQYRVVPDDVLEIGKIAGDVGTIVQLGEVLLLGGDTPVLGAPTVPGASVAAELLQHKRGPKVIAFKKRRRKHSKRKRGYRDEITVLRITEILADGKTPTVGPRPKKEKVVRPAEAEGDDEAPKADN, encoded by the coding sequence ATGTTCGCAGTCATCAAAACCGGCGGCCGGCAATACCGCGTCGTTCCGGATGATGTGCTTGAGATTGGCAAGATCGCCGGCGATGTCGGAACGATCGTGCAGCTCGGTGAAGTTCTGCTGCTCGGCGGCGATACGCCTGTGCTCGGTGCGCCGACGGTGCCCGGCGCCTCGGTCGCGGCGGAGCTGCTGCAGCACAAGCGCGGCCCCAAGGTGATCGCGTTCAAGAAGCGCCGCCGCAAGCATTCGAAGCGCAAGCGCGGTTATCGCGACGAGATCACGGTGCTGCGCATCACCGAAATTCTCGCGGACGGCAAGACCCCGACCGTCGGTCCGCGCCCCAAGAAGGAAAAGGTCGTCAGGCCCGCCGAAGCCGAGGGTGACGACGAGGCGCCGAAGGCCGATAACTAA
- a CDS encoding ROK family protein encodes MAEDTLTTAGIGKHGVARLPSVDIDSYNIELKDDEGFLGDRASKGAFRKILDGLRKPLKKNGDDPLGKTPSEEIAKGSLDEALVGDDIEAAALVHSAIEEFAQELAYVTGRFLKTKAWADTECIVVGGGFRKSRVGEIAIARADLLLKSEGHKVHLIPIRFDPDEAGLIGCLHLAPSWIFEAFDSILAVDIGGTNIRCGVVETRWKKAADLSKAGVWKSELWRHADDEPTRESAVKKLVKMLKDLISQAEKQGLKLAPFIGISCPGVIEEDGSIEKGAQNLPGNWESSKFNLPGSLIEAIPEIGGHDTTVLMHNDGVAQGLSEMPYMQDVSRWGVLTIGTGLGNARFTNRKKDNKKEKKPDDGKDKNKDKKDRKARDDR; translated from the coding sequence ATGGCGGAAGATACCCTGACGACGGCGGGCATCGGCAAGCACGGCGTTGCGCGGCTGCCGTCGGTGGATATCGACAGCTACAACATCGAACTGAAGGACGACGAGGGTTTTCTCGGCGACCGCGCCAGCAAGGGCGCATTCCGGAAAATCCTCGACGGCCTGCGCAAGCCGCTGAAGAAAAACGGCGACGATCCGCTCGGCAAGACCCCGTCGGAGGAGATCGCCAAGGGCTCGCTCGACGAGGCGCTGGTCGGTGATGACATCGAGGCCGCCGCCCTGGTGCATAGCGCCATCGAGGAGTTCGCGCAGGAACTGGCCTATGTGACGGGACGCTTCCTCAAGACCAAGGCATGGGCCGACACCGAATGCATCGTGGTCGGCGGCGGCTTTCGCAAGAGCCGGGTCGGCGAGATCGCGATCGCGCGCGCCGACCTGTTGCTGAAAAGCGAGGGCCACAAGGTCCATCTGATCCCGATCCGCTTCGATCCCGACGAGGCCGGACTAATCGGTTGCCTGCATCTGGCGCCCTCATGGATCTTCGAGGCGTTCGACAGCATTCTGGCGGTCGATATCGGCGGCACCAACATCCGCTGCGGCGTGGTCGAGACCCGCTGGAAAAAGGCCGCCGACCTCTCCAAGGCCGGGGTGTGGAAGTCCGAGCTATGGCGCCACGCCGACGACGAGCCGACCCGCGAGAGCGCGGTGAAGAAGCTCGTGAAGATGCTGAAGGACCTCATTTCGCAGGCGGAAAAGCAGGGGCTGAAGCTCGCGCCGTTCATCGGCATTTCCTGTCCGGGCGTGATCGAGGAGGACGGATCGATCGAGAAAGGCGCGCAGAATCTTCCGGGCAACTGGGAAAGCAGCAAGTTCAACCTGCCGGGGTCGCTGATCGAGGCCATTCCGGAGATCGGCGGTCACGACACCACCGTGCTGATGCACAATGACGGCGTGGCGCAAGGCCTGAGCGAAATGCCCTACATGCAGGACGTCAGCCGCTGGGGCGTACTGACCATCGGCACCGGCCTTGGCAACGCGCGGTTCACCAACCGCAAGAAAGACAACAAGAAAGAAAAGAAGCCCGACGACGGCAAGGACAAGAACAAAGACAAGAAGGACAGGAAAGCCAGGGACGACCGTTAG
- a CDS encoding YidB family protein has translation MGLLDVLNGMQNGPRGPSDPSAPSESGGMSPITMAILAVLGYKALKHFTGSQPEANPSSPPAPAPGSTVNAGLPGSAGGGLGDLLKGGLGGLLAGGAAGSILSGGLGSLLNQLQQKGHGETANSWVSPGPNKQIAPGDLADALGADQINALTAQTGLSRDELLAGLSQHLPKVVDHLTPDGRVPTEDELSQRL, from the coding sequence ATGGGTTTGCTCGATGTCCTCAATGGAATGCAGAACGGCCCGCGCGGTCCAAGCGATCCCAGTGCGCCAAGCGAAAGCGGCGGCATGTCGCCGATCACAATGGCGATCCTCGCCGTGCTTGGCTACAAGGCGCTGAAACATTTCACCGGAAGCCAGCCAGAAGCCAACCCGTCCTCGCCTCCGGCTCCCGCGCCTGGAAGCACCGTCAATGCCGGCCTGCCCGGCAGCGCCGGCGGCGGCCTCGGTGACTTGCTCAAGGGCGGGCTTGGCGGCCTGCTGGCGGGCGGCGCCGCCGGAAGCATTCTGAGCGGCGGCCTCGGCAGCCTGCTGAACCAGCTTCAACAGAAAGGCCACGGCGAGACTGCGAATTCCTGGGTCAGCCCGGGGCCGAACAAGCAGATCGCGCCGGGTGACCTCGCCGACGCGCTCGGTGCCGACCAGATCAATGCCCTGACAGCGCAAACCGGCCTGTCGCGGGACGAATTGCTCGCCGGATTGAGTCAGCATCTGCCCAAGGTCGTCGACCATCTGACACCGGACGGGCGTGTGCCGACCGAGGACGAGCTGTCACAGCGGCTCTGA
- a CDS encoding GlsB/YeaQ/YmgE family stress response membrane protein, with protein sequence MGGILWIILVGFVAGVIAKLISPGPNNPSGFILTTALGIGGAFLATFIGQSIGHYSPNQGAGFITSTIGALVVLFIWNRLVARRAISGPGSK encoded by the coding sequence ATGGGCGGCATTCTCTGGATCATTCTCGTCGGATTCGTCGCTGGGGTCATCGCAAAGCTCATATCGCCCGGCCCGAACAATCCCAGCGGATTCATCCTCACCACGGCCCTCGGTATTGGCGGTGCGTTCCTGGCCACCTTCATCGGGCAGTCGATCGGCCACTACAGCCCCAATCAGGGCGCTGGCTTCATCACCTCGACCATCGGCGCGCTGGTGGTGCTGTTCATCTGGAACAGGCTGGTTGCACGCCGCGCGATTTCCGGTCCCGGATCGAAATAA
- a CDS encoding thermonuclease family protein, whose amino-acid sequence MSAVIDARTLRLDDGRDVRLAGIEVVATDSDDRRPALAALIGRHVILRGQRDDPDRYGRQSAFIYLDPSATSVQSELLARGKALASADVANKACAAELATAEAAARQARRGTWAGSFIVKSADNPGDILTRIGQFAVVEGKVLSVRQAGGTIYLNFGRRWTRDFAATISRRIMPSFEAAGVVPASFENRRVRVRGWVERRGGPRIEVLRVGQIEVVGD is encoded by the coding sequence GTGAGCGCCGTCATCGACGCGCGGACGCTCCGTCTCGACGATGGCCGTGACGTCCGCCTCGCCGGCATCGAAGTCGTCGCAACAGACTCGGACGATCGCCGGCCGGCGCTGGCGGCGCTGATCGGCCGGCACGTGATCCTGCGCGGCCAGCGCGACGATCCGGATCGCTATGGCCGGCAATCCGCCTTCATATATCTCGATCCCTCCGCGACTTCGGTACAGAGCGAGCTTCTGGCGCGCGGCAAAGCGTTAGCATCCGCCGACGTCGCCAATAAAGCCTGCGCGGCGGAACTTGCGACTGCGGAAGCGGCGGCGCGGCAGGCCCGTCGTGGAACCTGGGCGGGCTCGTTCATCGTAAAAAGCGCCGACAATCCGGGTGATATTTTGACTCGGATTGGACAATTCGCCGTCGTCGAGGGCAAAGTCCTGTCGGTCAGGCAGGCCGGCGGAACGATATATCTCAATTTCGGCCGGCGCTGGACACGAGACTTTGCTGCGACTATTTCAAGGCGCATAATGCCATCTTTCGAGGCGGCGGGTGTCGTCCCGGCGTCTTTCGAAAACCGGCGGGTTCGTGTCCGCGGCTGGGTCGAACGGCGCGGCGGACCGCGGATCGAGGTGCTCCGGGTGGGGCAGATAGAAGTGGTCGGCGATTAG
- a CDS encoding M48 family metalloprotease — protein MTGCAERRGTRVSRRLLAAPAVLCAALALASCGDMSRFQTASHPSAATHAKPARTAVHTPAAEREHERILASYGGVYDDPRLEALINKTVQRLVAVSERPDLAYKVTILNSGAVNAFALPTGQLYVTRGLVALANDTSELSSVLSHEMAHVLAKHAAIREDQARQAALVSHVVTEMGTDPDLTALALAKSKLTMASFSRAQEFEADGIGVGISARAHFDPYGAARFLTAMERNAALKAGKPSLDPRSQDFLSSHPATPERVENARANARQYSSPAHGERDREVYLDAIDNIVYGEDPSEGFVRGRRFLHPKLGFTFQAPEGFTLDNTAQAVIGVREGGSQAMRFDVVRVPAEQKLTEYLNSGWMENVDKASTEELTINGFPAASAVARGEQWQFRVYALRFGSDVYRFIFATRHKTTESERNARETVASFRRLTLDEIQAARPLRIKVITVQPGDTVESLSHRMAGVDHPAERFRVLNGLDPHAQVKVRSRVKIVVD, from the coding sequence ATGACAGGGTGTGCGGAACGGCGCGGGACGAGAGTGAGCCGCCGCCTTTTGGCTGCTCCTGCTGTGCTGTGCGCGGCGCTGGCCCTTGCCAGCTGCGGCGACATGAGCCGGTTCCAGACCGCGTCCCACCCATCCGCCGCTACGCATGCGAAACCGGCGCGAACGGCGGTCCATACCCCGGCGGCCGAACGCGAGCACGAGCGCATCCTCGCCTCTTACGGGGGCGTCTACGACGATCCTCGCCTCGAAGCGCTGATCAACAAGACGGTCCAGCGGCTGGTCGCGGTGTCCGAGCGGCCCGACCTCGCCTACAAGGTCACGATCCTCAATTCAGGCGCGGTGAACGCGTTCGCGCTGCCGACGGGCCAGCTTTACGTAACGCGCGGCCTGGTCGCGCTCGCCAACGACACCTCAGAGCTGTCCTCGGTGCTGTCGCATGAAATGGCGCACGTTCTGGCCAAGCACGCGGCGATCCGCGAGGACCAGGCGCGGCAGGCCGCCCTCGTCAGCCACGTCGTCACCGAGATGGGCACCGACCCGGATCTGACGGCGCTGGCGCTCGCCAAGTCCAAACTGACGATGGCGAGCTTTTCGCGCGCCCAGGAATTCGAGGCCGACGGCATCGGCGTCGGGATTTCCGCACGAGCCCATTTCGATCCCTATGGCGCGGCGCGCTTCCTGACGGCAATGGAGCGCAATGCGGCGCTCAAGGCCGGCAAGCCGTCGCTGGACCCGCGCTCGCAGGACTTCCTGTCGTCGCATCCCGCAACGCCGGAGCGCGTCGAGAACGCGCGGGCCAATGCGCGCCAATACAGTTCTCCCGCGCATGGCGAGCGTGACCGCGAGGTCTATCTCGACGCAATCGACAACATCGTCTACGGCGAGGATCCGAGCGAGGGGTTTGTTCGAGGCCGGCGCTTCCTGCACCCAAAGCTCGGCTTTACGTTCCAGGCGCCGGAAGGTTTTACGCTCGACAATACGGCTCAGGCGGTGATCGGCGTCCGCGAGGGTGGCAGTCAGGCCATGCGCTTCGACGTCGTCCGGGTGCCCGCGGAACAGAAGCTCACCGAATACCTCAACTCCGGCTGGATGGAGAACGTCGACAAGGCCTCGACCGAGGAGTTGACCATCAACGGTTTTCCGGCCGCCTCGGCGGTTGCCCGTGGCGAGCAGTGGCAGTTCCGGGTCTATGCCTTGCGCTTCGGCAGCGACGTCTATCGCTTTATCTTCGCAACCCGCCACAAGACGACGGAAAGCGAGCGCAACGCCCGCGAAACGGTCGCCTCGTTCCGCCGCCTGACGCTGGACGAGATTCAGGCGGCTCGGCCGCTGCGGATCAAGGTCATCACCGTGCAGCCCGGCGATACCGTGGAATCGCTGTCGCACCGCATGGCGGGCGTCGATCATCCCGCCGAGCGTTTTCGCGTGCTCAACGGCCTCGATCCGCATGCGCAGGTCAAGGTGCGCAGTCGGGTCAAG